GTGTTCTTCATATATGTTCCTTCCATTCTCTAGGACCTTAAAAAAAGTGTTTAGCCTCAAGTCTCTAATATATATGGCTCTTAGGAATTTCCCAGCCTTAAAATGTTGATAACAAAGAGAATAGGAATCAACATTTATAGCTGTTAGTTGTTGTGGGTTTTGTTAGTCATTGTTTTCTAGTTTTCAAGTAAGCAAGgaattttagattaatttacataaaatttacaatattaTTTGTCATGGGTTCGAAACTAAAAAGGCTGTCTAATAGTCAAacattaatgaaaatataacaaaacaaGTGGAAAAACCTTTTTGGTTAGGATGAACATTATTAAACCTAAACCAAAACCAATAGTCATGCTATGTTTTTTTCTGGTACATCTTAAGGTCAACATCTTGCTGAGCAAAGCTTAGCCACTTAACCAAATATCTAACTAGCCAAATGGagctttttttcctttttttttatttatagagaaAGCCACGTGGAGCTAAGCATACTATATATGTTGTATTCATAAGCTGATCCAATAATCCACTAGCAGGTGTCACATTCTTCATGAATGATTTTATACTGTCTTATTCCTTGAGAGAGTAAGTACCAAGTTTCCCTGACATATTCCAGAATTTGCTGTACTATGTTCTTGGATCCACAGCAAATTTTAATGCTGAAGGAAAaaatgctttctacaaaactcTGATGTTGCAGAAAACAATAAGTAATCATGCatgttgtttgttgtttttttgtacTATTGTCATTTATAATCAGAATGGACAGTAACCATTGCTGGATAGTTCATTGATAACATTGTTGTAATATGAGAAAAAGTGTCATATTACTAGATGGTTAAAATTAAATGAGCATATATTTAGTTGGTTTTGTCATGGGTCGTATAATTAGTATCTACTAGGTAGAGCACAGCCAATCAAGGAATGAACAATTGTCATCCAGAACACTTTCATTTTGTTATAATTATggtttacccttttttttttgctgaataaatactttattgttaaaaaaaactcCACCCAAAACAGGAGAGAAACAAAAAGATCGGGCTAGAATCACCCATCTCTAACAAAGGCCTGAGATACATGAGAAGGCAAATTGGAGATGGGAACTGGCCCAGACCAATTCACAAGAGTTGCCCATTGGGCGAGCAAATGTGTAGATACATTACCCTTTCtatgaacaaaagaaaattcaacaTTTGAAAAGCTATtaacaaattacaaaatatcTTCAAACATGTTAAGTTTTTTGGACAAATGATCATTTATCATGGTGTTATAAAAAGTGGTGCTAAGTTTAAATCATGTTTCCACTctaactcaaatttaaaaagttaaatgtaCTACCTGTGCAATTGGTAATATATTAATGGATAGTTGCTTCGTGTTATTGTCTTGATAGTTGATCGAGTCTAAGAAACTCGAAATGTTAGTTTGTTAATTACTTTGAAAACAATGTTAACTAACgaatatgtttgaaaatgggtgtcttatgccaattttctccttttggttttgtttttgttacagAGAAATCGAGTGTTAAAGAGTCAAGTTcacgtggaactcaagtttctgATACTCAAGTTGCTACAGTGAAATCGAGTTTAAGaaacttgagatgttagtttgctaattagtttgaaaacgaTGTTAACTAAgaaatatgtttgaaaattatctttatatgCCAATTTTCTCCTTGCAATGTCACCCAAACTTACCTAGTAGTTTTAAGTTGATGTCTTCTATTTAGCTAGTTTTTCTATTCACTTGATTTTATCTTATTGACATAAATATTATCTCTTATGGAGCTTGTGTGCATAGTGGTATTTGGAGAATTGTGCAATAAATTAGGCTATACATTGAGATCCTTGCCAATTTATCTTGAATATGGGCTTATATTACTCGACTCCCTAAAATTTGTGTAGTATGGTTGCCGTTGCTGAGGTGGTTGATGAGTTCGGTCCTAGTCCCAGGGTTCCTTCGGTGTTAAGGTTTCTAACTGAACATCGATCGTCCGCTGTTTGGGAAGGCAAGGTAAAATTAAAATCGACGACCTATtgaatttctatattcttttcttatccttttacattatgttgattttttttttcatttctaaaatccTAAGTTTGTCAATGGTATCACTAGCTTTGAATGCATAGTCATGCCCATTAGTTGGATTGAGTTAGATTGCTTATGCTCTTGCAAAATGGTCGCTTAATAATTATCTACCTCTATCATTTTCGTTTTAGGCTATAATCCTTATTTTGTTGATGTAATTCTTCTTGAGCATAACCTTAATCTTGATATATAGCtcttgtatttttggtttttgtataaaaaaaataaggaggCTACAAACGCTTTGTTAAATAAGTTGTCATAAACTCATGGAAATTCCAATTAAAGAACTTATAGTCTATTTTGTGATCAATAGCTATAATCATTTATACAAAGGTTATGGCATATTGCATCTCATCACCATGGTTCTATCATGTGCAGGATCCGGGGGTATTGAAATGTCGTGGTCGTAATGAGGAGTTTCGAAAATGAAGCCCGATGGTGGATGATCGCGTCCTCGACATTGTCAAGAGAATTGGATTAGAGGGGCTGTATAGGACCCCATTTAGAGAGCTTGATCATAACTTGATAACGGCCTTTGTTGAGCGATGGCGGCTTGAAACCCACACCTTCCaccttccacatggtgagatgacgATCACATTACAAGACGTGGAGGTTCTGTTGGGGATTCCAATCGATGGTGAGGCAATTGTTGGAACTTATGCCTTGACGTGGGCTGTTGAATGTGAGCAAATGCTTggaattgttactaattctGTGGTGCTTAAAGGACAGAGGATCCAAATCAAGAAGCTACTCGAAAAAATTGACCAAGGGTTGCCCGATGGTGCAAAAGAGGTTGCTGTGCATCAGTATGCACAATGTTATATTCTAGCACTCCTAGGGGACACAATTTTCGCTGACAAGTCTAGCGATAGGGTGCATACGATGTGGTTGCAGATGTTGAGGGACCTTCACAATCCACCTCGGTACAGTTGGGGGagtgcttgccttgcatggttgtacagAGAGTTATGCAGGGCAACCGACAAAAAGGCTAGTCAGATTGGTGGGGCCTTGATACTCGTTCAGTATTGGGCATAGTCCAGATTCCCTTTTTTGTGCCCAAGGATGGACCTCCCACCAGATGGTGCATATGGCCCACCATTACCACCTTCGCCATTGTCTATTAAGTAAGTCTCTTCCTTGACCgattatctctatttttttttggattcatcATTTTAAACGATATGACACATTGAACTTAGCATTATGAGAACTACTTAAGTTTTTGAACTTAGcattacaaaataattgaaCTTAGCATTATTCAAGTATTATTCTACAACTAAGGATGCTTATGTAGTGTAGTAGTAGTatttcaaggaaaaataaacaatatggATTTTTTAAGCTTCCATCAGCATACATatcctctttttatttatttatttatttatttattttattgcattGCATAATTGGTAGATATTGATTCCCTCTTTCTTCATTGTAGGTTGGTTTGGGTCGTGAGCACAAAGAATAGCCCCGCCAAAATCTGTTTGGTTCGGTACCGTCAGCTTCTAAATTCTATGTATCCCAACCAGGTACCCAAATTGTGTTTCTTGTAATGTTTATGAATACTGTATATTGTTATAACTGTAAAATGTGTCAGTTGAAAATACTGGAACATTGCATAATGTGCTGcgctttttttttactacaacagGTGGTGTGGCAACCATATGAAGTCGAATTAGGCCACCTGCCTGCGTTCTGTGTAGCAGGGTGGGACATGTGAACGGCGAGGGTGCCGCTTGTATGTTTCTGGctagtagagaaacatacaccgGATCGTGTTCTTCGTCAGTTTGGGATGGAGCAAGAAATTCCTGAAGATGTTGATATTGACGATGCCCTTCATAAGATAGACCTGAGGGGGAAGATTGAAGTGGATTGGAGGGTCAGACATTTTAGCCACATCCAAGTATGGAATACGAGAGCACAGAAACTATGTAATGGAGCACGACTAGAGGGTGCTATGTCGAGTGTTCATCCATACTTCGGCTGGTATGGTAAAGTCACATGGAGGTTTGTCGACCACATTAGCGCCTCACTTCTTATTACGGTAATCActttgacctttctttccaaattttgttGCGTATTACCATTTTTGCGTTAGGTGTACTAATTGTATTACAAAAATTGCAGGTCGCCATGCACAAGCAGATGTTGATGCGTTATGTAGTAGACAATCCTGAGCACAAGCTAATTACAGCTATGCTGAAGGAAGTGGATCGCCTTCACCGTCTAGCTGCCCATCTTCCCTTGGAAGATGCCAATACAGCAAATCTAGAACTGCCAGAACATAATGGACGACCAAGCACGAGCTCAACTCCTGCCAGCCATAGCCATGGCCAGTGTGCTGCACCCCATCAACGGCAAAATCAACCCCCTCCACCCCAACATGCTTCTCCTGCCCCAGAGTtccctccacccccacatgcaTCTCCTTCCCCAGAGATCCCTCCTCGTACTACTCCCGCATTTCCTGACCTACAGATCCTTGTACCCACTGCACATGCATCTTCTCACCCTGAGATCCCTTCACCCACCCTATGTACATTTTTTGACCCCGCTCATCTATCCCTTACTCCGCCATCCTTTGATCTCGGCATTGATTTCAATGACACCCCTTTTGTCATGCATACTAAATCTCTCTCATACAGCATTGGTCATATACACCATGTACCACCCCATAGTGACTCCATGTCATTCATGCCCACTCCTGGACTGCATACAGCTCCTACGACTATGAGCCTCACTCACATTTCGTCCGCTACACCATCCTCCCCCGTAGTTGTAGTATCTTCAGTTGTTAGGAGTCAAGCAAATCAGCCACCTGTGCATGTCAAGAATGAGCAAGTAGTTGGGTTACACTCACCCCCACAAGGTCGGCCTAAACGCACAAGAAAAACACCTCCTTGTGGGACAGGTGGTCACAAAGCAGGACATAAGGCTGGCCCCACGGTATGATTGG
This genomic stretch from Castanea sativa cultivar Marrone di Chiusa Pesio chromosome 9, ASM4071231v1 harbors:
- the LOC142608744 gene encoding serine/threonine-protein phosphatase 7 long form homolog, translating into MVDDRVLDIVKRIGLEGLYRTPFRELDHNLITAFVERWRLETHTFHLPHGEMTITLQDVEVLLGIPIDGEAIVGTYALTWAVECEQMLGIVTNSVVLKGQRIQIKKLLEKIDQGLPDGAKEVAVHQYAQCYILALLGDTIFADKSSDRVHTMWLQMLRDLHNPPRYSWGSACLAWLYRELCRATDKKASQIGGALILVQYWA